One genomic region from Rosa rugosa chromosome 1, drRosRugo1.1, whole genome shotgun sequence encodes:
- the LOC133735735 gene encoding uncharacterized protein LOC133735735 isoform X1, translating to MTIFKNRDTASTPSTPRNTAAINPFKTVIFSVKNINLIAKASSSVLHKFEFRTLIKEEGFGLLYKLDKLQSHVLRYSVLKFAPLLGENEEEDERFQGKALKRHIIGYSSSVIQVTLSDKLPIIVEQN from the exons ATGACCATTTTTAAGAACAGGGACACGGCAAGCACGCCCAGCACGCCGAGGAACACGGCGGCCATTAATCCATTCAAAACTG TAATATTTTCAGTGAAGAATATAAATCTAATTGCAAAAGCAAGCAGCTCAGTGCTCCACAAATTTGAATTCAG GACCTTGATCAAGGAGGAGGGTTTTGGTTTATTGTATAAGCTGGACAAGCTGCAGAGTCATGTTCTGCGGTATTCTGTTCTGAAGTTTGCTCCTCTCTTAG gagaaaatgaagaagagGATGAAAGATTTCAGGGCAAAGCGTTGAAGAGGCATATCATTGGATACTCATCTTCAGTCATACAAGTGACTTTGAGTGACAAGCTTCCAATAATAGTCGAGCAAAATTGA
- the LOC133724715 gene encoding uncharacterized protein LOC133724715 encodes MGSSPNDFSVVVLPSDYGIDARPFLTNQERVSSQEEDEEDQDNWHDCPQHLSSDEDFSDLELLQFFRPQGRDKSGNLIFRIVGKYFPAPVVSGDRLKRYICNKLCSDSPEGPYCIVYMHSTVQKEDNSPGITILRWIYEELPSYLKDRLQVVYFIHPGLRSRLVFATLGRFFLSGGLYWKIKYVSRLQYLWDDIKKGEIEIPDFVKIHDDVLEHRPLTDYGIEPDPLHMIEVPSTAYSFGRYEERWASREYTS; translated from the exons atggggagCTCACCAAACGACTTCTCGGTGGTGGTACTGCCATCGGACTATGGAATCGACGCGAGGCCGTTCCTCACGAACCAGGAGAGAGTGTCCTcacaagaagaagatgaagaagaccAAGACAATTGGCACGACTGTCCTCAGCACCTCTCTTCCGACGAGGACTTCTCCGATCTCGAGCTCTTGCAGTTCTTTCGTCCCCAAGGCCGTGACAAATCTGGAAACCTGATTTTCCGTATTGTCGGAAAATACTTTCCCG CTCCAGTTGTGAGTGGGGATAGGCTAAAGAGGTACATATGCAACAAACTATGCAGTGACTCTCCAGAAGGGCCATACTGCATTGTTTACATGCATAGTACTGTGCAAAAGGAGGATAACTCCCCTGGAATAACTATCTTGAGGTGGATTTATGAAGAACTTCCTAGTTATTTGAAGGATAGGCTTCAAGTTGTGTACTTCATTCACCCTGGACTTCGCTCAAGGCTTGTCTTTGCCACTCTTGGCCGATTTTTCTTAAGTGGAGG CCTATATTGGAAAATCAAGTATGTAAGCCGCCTGCAGTATCTTTGGGATGATATAAAGAAAGGAGAGATTGAGATTCCCGACTTTGTAAAAATTCATGATGATGTTCTTGAGCATAGACCATTAACAGATTATGGGATCGAACCAGACCCTCTTCACATGATTGAGGTGCCATCAACTGCATATTCATTTGGAAGGTATGAGGAGAGATGGGCATCAAGAGAATATACGTCTTAG
- the LOC133724714 gene encoding transcription factor GTE11-like, whose protein sequence is MGCDSKRRRREDVGDTTISSSKKQKLMPVTGLEQTQKLLCCGILQELIDHRFGSVAVRIPDSQEVRRPMDLSTVKSKLERDNYSSIDAFVADVRLTFQNASWCYPLGDKQRAMARTLGKVFEAKWKLGFPETRSSTLKASCASLDRFVSPISPVSPLSLKQLNNNNNKREAKRSSRNLDEKKGSASAVDKDKEHRIKRGLDEGKGSASAITCAVNKYKELRIKRLREQARKEILRVEEAARLKVENPLQDLQQLKLLCSGGIKQDSCYRVYRWLTLEKLGIYLKRDELEDVDEDEFRIGDWEEDGEQSPQTTKYYIHIWWHIIIIIHIVLFQGLTEGC, encoded by the exons ATGGGTTGCGATTCTAAAAGAAGGCGTAGAGAGGATGTGGGTGACACAACGATTTCATCATCCAAGAAGCAAAAGCTGATGCCGGTGACAGGTTTGGAGCAGACCCAAAAACTTCTTTGTTGCGGCATCTTGCAGGAGCTAATTGATCACCGTTTTGGCTCTGTGGCTGTTCGAATCCCTGATTCTCAGGAGGTTCGAAGGCCTATGGATCTGTCCACCGTCAAATCCAAGTTGGAGAGAGACAACTACTCCAGTATTGATGCCTTTGTGGCCGATGTCAGGCTTACCTTCCAAAACGCGTCATGGTGTTACCCTCTTGGAGATAAACAGCGTGCAATGGCCAGGACTCTTGGTAAGGTTTTTGAGGCTAAgtggaaattagggtttcctGAAACTAGGTCTTCAACCTTGAAAGCTTCTTGTGCTAGTTTGGATAGGTTTGTGTCTCCTATTAGTCCAGTGAGTCCATTAAGTCTTAAACAactcaacaacaacaacaacaaaagagaGGCCAAGAGGTCATCCAGAAACCTTGACGAAAAGAAGGGTTCTGCTTCTGCAGTGGATAAAGATAAGGAACACCGAATCAAGCGCGGCCTTGACGAAGGGAAGGGTTCTGCTTCTGCTATCACTTGTGCAGTGAATAAATATAAGGAGCTCCGAATCAAGCGGCTAAGGGAACAGGCTCGTAAGGAAATTTTGAGGGTTGAAGAGGCTGCTCGCTTGAAAGTCGAGAATCCTTTACAAGATCTTCAACAACTCAAGTTGTTGTGCAGTGGTGGCATCAAACAGGATTCTTGTTACAGGGTTTATCGTTGGTTGACACTTGAGAAGTTGGGCATCTATTTGAAGAGGGATGAACTTGAAGATGTTGATGAGGATGAATTTCGCATTGGAGATTGGGAAGAAG ATGGAGAACAGAGTCCACAAACAACTAAATATTACATCCACATATGGTGgcatatcatcatcatcatccacat AGTTCTCTTCCAAGGCTTGACAGAGGGGTGTTAG
- the LOC133735735 gene encoding uncharacterized protein LOC133735735 isoform X2: protein MTIFKNRDTASTPSTPRNTAAINPFKTVIFSVKNINLIAKASSSVLHKFEFRTLIKEEGFGLLYKLDKLQSHVLRYSVLKFAPLLVTCSVAGNWKVTGLYCVLVC from the exons ATGACCATTTTTAAGAACAGGGACACGGCAAGCACGCCCAGCACGCCGAGGAACACGGCGGCCATTAATCCATTCAAAACTG TAATATTTTCAGTGAAGAATATAAATCTAATTGCAAAAGCAAGCAGCTCAGTGCTCCACAAATTTGAATTCAG GACCTTGATCAAGGAGGAGGGTTTTGGTTTATTGTATAAGCTGGACAAGCTGCAGAGTCATGTTCTGCGGTATTCTGTTCTGAAGTTTGCTCCTCTCTTAG TTACTTGTAGTGTTGCTGGAAACTGGAAGGTCACTGGACTTTACTGTGTTTTGGTATGCTGA